In Erigeron canadensis isolate Cc75 chromosome 7, C_canadensis_v1, whole genome shotgun sequence, one DNA window encodes the following:
- the LOC122607106 gene encoding trans-resveratrol di-O-methyltransferase-like, which yields MALQNDEQYCRDLLHSQAHIWSHIFSFIKPMSLKCAIQLQIPDIINDHGAPMLLSELVDALSINKERAPFVHRLMRILVHLGFFVKQNIGKTRNDEEGYNEESEGYLLAPASRYLLKGEPLSLRPFLLAMLDPILVDPWQDMSKWFKNDDLNPCHTTHGRTLWELAGHEPAGLNHFFNEAMASDSRLVTTIILKHCTSVFKGLNSIVDVGSGTGTVVKAFVEAFPNISCIGFDLPHVIKGLVGSKNLSYVSGDMFQAIPKADAVLLKWILHDWSDQECIKILKQCREAISSKENGGKLIIIDMVVKDNPEDNQSFENQLFFDMLMMTVVTGKERTEKEWAQLFLDASFSHYKIFPVLGSRSLIEVYP from the exons ATGGCATTGCAAAATGATGAGCAATATTGTAGAGATTTGCTTCATTCTCAAGCTCACATATGGAGCCACATCTTCAGCTTTATAAAGCCCATGTCACTCAAATGTGCCATTCAGTTACAAATACCGGATATTATCAATGACCATGGTGCACCAATGTTGCTTTCCGAGTTAGTAGACGCGCTTTCTATTAACAAAGAGAGAGCCCCTTTTGTGCATAGACTTATGCGTATCCTTGTCCACTTAGGTTTCTTTGTCAAACAAAACATAGGCAAAACTCGAAATGATGAAGAGGGATACAATGAGGAAAGTGAAGGCTATTTGCTAGCTCCTGCTTCTCGGTATCTTCTAAAGGGGGAGCCGTTGAGCTTGAGACCCTTTTTGCTAGCCATGTTGGATCCAATACTAGTGGATCCATGGCAAGACATGAGCAAATGGTTCAAAAATGACGATCTCAACCCTTGTCACACAACTCACGGGAGGACGCTTTGGGAACTTGCAGGCCATGAGCCGGCCGGTCTCAACCATTTCTTTAATGAAGCAATGGCCAGTGATTCAAGGCTTGTTACAACTATCATTCTTAAACATTGCACAAGTGTTTTTAAAGGGTTAAATTCAATTGTTGATGTTGGTAGTGGTACTGGGACCGTTGTCAAAGCCTTTGTTGAAGCTTTCCCAAATATTAGTTGCATTGGTTTTGATCTTCCTCATGTTATTAAGGGTTTGGTAGGAAGTAAGAATTTGAGTTATGTTAGTGGAGACATGTTTCAAGCCATTCCCAAAGCCGATGCAGTTTTGCTAAAG TGGATATTACATGATTGGAGTGACCAAGAGTGCATAAAGATATTGAAGCAATGCAGAGAGGCGATTTCAAGCAAGGAAAATGGAGGAAAACTAATCATCATAGATATGGTGGTAAAGGATAACCCGGAGGACAACCAATCCTTCGAGAATCAACTTTTCTTTGATATGCTTATGATGACTGTTGTAACGGGAAAAGAAAGGACCGAAAAGGAGTGGGCACAACTCTTCCTTGATGCTAGTTTTAgccattataaaatatttccgGTTTTGGGGTCAAGATCTCTTATTGAAGTTTATCCCTAG
- the LOC122609359 gene encoding uncharacterized protein LOC122609359 has product MPDGRKDYKVQALQEAARKDVKQAFGVLQGQWAILKQDARPYSVNKIKRMMYACVILHNMIVQDNGNAISDLEEDYLSDPTNMRRRTWDEKVATQMRVVGEIRDRRTHHRLRNALVEHVWHIPESYRQR; this is encoded by the coding sequence ATGCCCGATGGACGCAAAGACTACAAAGTTCAAGCGCTACAAGaggctgcaagaaaggatgtcAAACAAGCTTTCGGGGTGCTTCAAGGTCAATGGGCAATCCTTAAACAAGATGCCCGCCCGTATTCGGTGAACAAGATAAAACGTATGATGTATGCTTGTGTCATTCTACACAACATGATTGTTCAAGACAACGGTAACGCAATTTCCGACCTTGAGGAGGATTACTTGTCCGATCCAACTAATATGCGAAGACGTACGTGGGATGAAAAGGTAGCAACGCAAATGCGAGTCGTCGGAGAGATACGTGATAGAAGGACGCACCATCGACTTCGCAATGCCCTAGTGGAGCATGTTTGGCACATTCCGGAAAGTTACCGTCAacgttga
- the LOC122607905 gene encoding trans-resveratrol di-O-methyltransferase-like, translated as MVSQHDEQCRDLLHSQAHIWSHIFSFIKPMSLKCAIQLQIPDIINDHGSPMLLSELVDALSINKERTPFVHRLMRILVHSGFFVKQNIGRTRNDEKEEDNEENKGYLLAPASRYLLKEESLSLRPFLLAMLDPKLMNPWQDMSKWFKNGDVNPCHTTHGSVFWEHACHESGLNHFFNEAMASDSRLVTTVILKHCTSVFQGLNSIVDVGCGTGTVVKAIAEALPNVSCIGFDLPHVIRGLVGSKNLSYVSGDMFQAIPKADAVLLKWILHDWSDQECIKILKQCREAIPSKENGGKLIIIDMVLKDNPQDNQSLETQLFFDMLMMTLTTGRERSEKEWAQLFLDASFSEYKIFPILGSRSLIEVYP; from the exons ATGGTATCGCAACATGATGAGCAATGTAGAGACTTGCTTCATTCTCAAGCTCATATATGGAGTCACATATTCAGTTTTATAAAGCCCATGTCACTCAAATGTGCAATTCAGTTGCAAATACCGGATATTATCAATGACCATGGCTCACCAATGTTGCTTTCTGAGTTAGTAGATGCGCTTTCTATTAACAAGGAAAGAACCCCATTTGTGCATCGACTCATGCGTATACTTGTCCACTCTGGTTTCTTTGTGAAACAAAACATAGGCAGAACTCGAAATGATGAGAAAGAGGAAGACAATGAGGAAAACAAAGGCTATCTGCTAGCTCCTGCTTCTCGGTATCTTCTAAAGGAGGAATCGTTGAGCTTGAGACCCTTTTTGCTAGCCATGTTGGATCCAAAACTAATGAATCCATGGCAAGACATGAGCAAATGGTTCAAAAATGGCGATGTCAACCCTTGTCACACAACCCACGGTAGCGTGTTTTGGGAACATGCATGCCATGAGTCGGGTCTCAACCATTTCTTTAATGAAGCAATGGCCAGTGATTCAAGGCTTGTTACAACGGTCATTCTTAAACATTGCACGAGTGTTTTTCAAGGGTTAAATTCAATTGTTGATGTTGGTTGTGGTACTGGGACCGTTGTCAAAgccattgctgaagctttaccAAATGTTAGTTGCATTGGTTTTGATCTTCCTCATGTTATTAGGGGTTTGGTTGGAAGTAAGAATTTGAGTTATGTTAGTGGAGACATGTTTCAAGCCATTCCCAAAGCTGATGCAGTTTTGCTTAAG TGGATATTACACGATTGGAGTGACCAAGAGTGCATAAAGATATTGAAGCAATGCAGAGAGGCGATTCCAAGCAAGGAAAATGGAGGAAAACTAATCATCATAGATATGGTGTTAAAGGATAACCCACAGGACAACCAATCGCTCGAGACTCAACTTTTCTTTGATATGCTTATGATGACTCTTACAACGGGAAGAGAGAGGAGTGAAAAGGAGTGGGCACAACTCTTCCTTGATGCTAGTTTTAGCGAGTATAAAATATTTCCTATTTTGGGGTCGAGATCTCTCATTGAAGTTTATCCCTAG